One stretch of Streptomyces sp. NBC_01142 DNA includes these proteins:
- a CDS encoding glycosyltransferase family 2 protein: MNDNLVPDVTVVVGAYEAMPYLVRCLESVEAQTLGSDRIEIVAVDDGSTDGTGEYLEEFAARSKVSTRVIRQANSGGPSGPRNTGLGLARGRYVFFLDADDYFGEEALERMVAMADRAGTDVVLGKMEGVNRTVARSMFARTQERVDVCTSRVIFALSAQKLYRRELLVRLGLRFDEDLVTGEDALFTMEAYLSGNGVSVIADYVCYYLVRRDDGNHATARGSYPARFEALQALMTLIAKLVPPGDKRDLLMVRPFTIGLLQQFGPGLLRRPENEQRHKMELAIPMMAAYWTSGVAGHIKVGERLILTCVAMGRLDLLKDVLEFIHAKTAPEVVHQGRAARPYLAYPHFRDQQAGIPDEAYAVTVPDWSGSLRVMPPKSRPSLARRAVRKVRRHIRSLRTEGNPRRGSRTLNDR; encoded by the coding sequence ATGAATGACAACCTTGTGCCCGACGTCACCGTTGTCGTCGGAGCCTACGAAGCCATGCCCTACCTCGTCCGTTGCCTGGAATCGGTCGAGGCGCAGACGCTGGGCTCGGACCGCATCGAGATCGTCGCCGTCGACGACGGGTCCACCGACGGGACCGGTGAGTACCTGGAGGAGTTCGCCGCCCGGTCGAAGGTGTCCACCCGGGTGATCCGGCAGGCCAACTCCGGTGGCCCCAGCGGCCCGCGCAATACCGGCCTGGGCCTGGCACGGGGCCGCTATGTCTTCTTCCTGGACGCCGACGACTACTTCGGCGAGGAAGCGCTGGAGCGGATGGTCGCGATGGCCGACCGTGCCGGTACGGACGTGGTGCTCGGCAAGATGGAGGGGGTCAACCGGACTGTCGCCAGGTCGATGTTCGCCCGGACGCAGGAGCGTGTCGACGTCTGCACCTCCCGGGTCATCTTCGCGCTGAGCGCACAGAAGCTGTACCGGCGTGAGCTGCTCGTGCGCCTGGGGCTGAGGTTCGACGAGGACCTCGTGACGGGTGAGGACGCGCTCTTCACGATGGAGGCGTATCTGAGCGGCAATGGCGTGTCCGTCATCGCCGACTACGTCTGCTATTACCTGGTCCGCCGCGACGACGGCAACCACGCGACCGCCAGAGGCAGCTATCCGGCGCGCTTCGAGGCGCTCCAGGCCCTGATGACACTCATAGCGAAACTCGTGCCGCCGGGTGACAAGCGCGACCTGCTGATGGTCAGACCGTTTACGATCGGGCTGCTTCAGCAATTCGGGCCAGGGCTGCTCAGGCGGCCGGAAAACGAGCAGCGGCACAAAATGGAACTGGCCATTCCGATGATGGCCGCGTACTGGACCAGCGGCGTCGCCGGCCACATCAAGGTGGGTGAGCGGCTGATTCTCACCTGTGTCGCCATGGGCCGCCTCGATCTGCTGAAGGATGTACTGGAATTCATCCACGCCAAGACGGCGCCGGAGGTGGTCCATCAGGGCCGCGCGGCCCGGCCGTATCTCGCCTATCCGCACTTCCGTGACCAGCAGGCGGGGATCCCCGACGAGGCGTACGCGGTCACCGTGCCCGACTGGTCCGGCAGCCTGCGCGTCATGCCCCCCAAGTCCCGGCCGTCCCTGGCCCGGCGGGCGGTGCGGAAGGTCCGCAGGCACATACGGAGTCTGCGGACCGAGGGTAATCCTCGGCGCGGCAGCCGGACACTGAACGATAGGTAA
- the rfbD gene encoding dTDP-4-dehydrorhamnose reductase yields MSVWLVTGAGGMLAGDVLARLAADGIEAVAAGRADLDITDPDSVRAVMAQHRPAVVVNCAAWTNVDGAEEQEEAALAVNGTGPRFLAEACKESGAVLLQVSTDYVFAGDGTEPYAENAPTGPRSAYGRTKLAGERAVLEILPETGHVVRTAWLYGAGGPNFVRTMIKLEGIKDTLDVVDDQRGQPTWTVDLADRLVRLGRGALEGTVKAGVHHGTSSGETTWFGFTREIFRLLGTDPERVRPTTSAAFVRPAPRPSYSVLGHEGWQQTGIEPIRDWREALAEAFTGLVEAERGIASTGE; encoded by the coding sequence GTGAGTGTCTGGCTCGTCACCGGCGCCGGAGGCATGCTGGCCGGGGACGTCCTCGCCCGGCTGGCGGCGGACGGCATCGAAGCCGTTGCCGCCGGCCGCGCGGACCTCGACATCACCGACCCCGACTCGGTGCGCGCCGTCATGGCGCAGCACCGTCCCGCCGTGGTCGTGAACTGCGCCGCCTGGACGAACGTCGACGGCGCCGAGGAGCAGGAGGAGGCGGCTCTCGCCGTCAACGGCACGGGACCCCGGTTCCTGGCCGAGGCGTGCAAGGAGAGCGGCGCCGTGCTGCTGCAGGTCTCCACCGACTACGTCTTCGCCGGGGACGGGACGGAGCCGTACGCCGAGAACGCCCCCACGGGGCCGCGCAGCGCCTACGGACGCACCAAGCTGGCCGGGGAGCGGGCCGTGCTCGAGATCCTCCCTGAGACGGGTCATGTGGTCCGTACGGCCTGGCTGTACGGCGCGGGCGGCCCCAACTTCGTCCGCACCATGATCAAACTCGAGGGGATCAAGGACACGCTGGACGTCGTCGACGACCAGCGCGGCCAGCCCACCTGGACCGTGGATCTTGCCGACCGGCTGGTCAGGCTCGGCCGCGGCGCCCTGGAGGGGACCGTCAAGGCGGGCGTCCACCACGGCACCAGCAGTGGCGAGACGACCTGGTTCGGCTTCACCCGGGAGATCTTCCGGCTGCTCGGCACCGACCCCGAGCGGGTCCGCCCGACGACCAGCGCCGCCTTCGTCAGGCCCGCGCCCCGGCCGTCGTACAGCGTGCTCGGCCACGAGGGGTGGCAGCAGACGGGTATCGAACCGATCCGCGACTGGCGCGAAGCGCTCGCCGAGGCGTTCACCGGGTTGGTCGAAGCTGAACGCGGAATTGCTTCTACCGGCGAGTAG
- a CDS encoding acyltransferase translates to MRWTHGSVAERFSGRNNSLGFIRLSLATAVVVSHASILGFGSTEFGHYFSHGQTDLGKLSVYGFFVLSGILVTRSGKRLPLGRFLWHRALRLLPGLWVCLAATAFAVAPLLYWYQQGSLDGFWGHASGPLDYLHANWAVALEQRDISGVMKTAREAGLATSPSFDGALWSLRYEVLCYFAVGLLAVTGALKRARWTVLVITALLGWLVVRDAVQSPFWAGTSDASYAQSITLIPAMGTIDPDVILYLGFAFALGTLIELYSDRIPVSDVLGVLSALVLLGSLRFGYLYTVGLPAFAYLLLWLAIRLPAPFRRIGARHDYSYGIYIYGFVVQQSLVVFGLAHWGFWPYLALSLAGALLAAVASWHLVERPAMKLKDLGRRPERPRGAPAGAEPEKVLAGSGSR, encoded by the coding sequence ATGCGCTGGACGCACGGCTCCGTAGCCGAGCGCTTCTCCGGCAGGAACAACAGTCTCGGCTTCATCCGGCTGTCGCTGGCGACCGCCGTCGTGGTCTCCCACGCGAGCATCCTGGGCTTCGGGAGTACCGAGTTCGGCCACTACTTCAGCCACGGCCAGACCGACCTGGGCAAGCTGTCCGTCTACGGATTCTTCGTACTGTCCGGCATCCTCGTGACCCGCAGCGGGAAGCGGCTCCCCCTGGGACGCTTTCTGTGGCACCGCGCGCTGCGGCTGCTGCCCGGCCTGTGGGTCTGTCTCGCCGCGACGGCCTTCGCCGTCGCCCCCCTCCTCTACTGGTACCAACAGGGAAGCCTGGACGGCTTCTGGGGTCATGCGTCGGGCCCACTGGACTATCTGCACGCCAACTGGGCCGTCGCCCTGGAACAGCGCGACATCTCCGGAGTGATGAAGACGGCCCGTGAAGCCGGCCTCGCCACCAGTCCGAGCTTCGACGGCGCACTGTGGTCGCTGCGCTACGAGGTGCTCTGCTACTTCGCGGTGGGCCTGCTGGCGGTGACCGGAGCGCTCAAGCGAGCCCGCTGGACGGTCCTGGTCATCACGGCCCTGCTGGGCTGGCTGGTCGTCAGGGACGCGGTGCAGAGCCCCTTCTGGGCCGGCACGTCGGACGCCTCCTACGCGCAGAGCATCACGCTGATCCCCGCGATGGGGACGATCGACCCGGACGTGATCCTCTATCTGGGCTTCGCGTTCGCCCTGGGCACGCTGATCGAGCTCTACAGCGACCGGATTCCCGTCAGCGACGTACTGGGCGTGCTCTCCGCGCTGGTGCTGCTCGGCAGCCTGCGGTTCGGCTACCTCTACACCGTGGGTCTGCCCGCCTTCGCCTACCTGCTGCTCTGGCTGGCGATCCGGCTCCCCGCGCCGTTCCGCCGGATCGGAGCCCGGCACGACTACTCGTACGGCATCTACATCTACGGCTTCGTGGTGCAGCAGTCGCTGGTCGTGTTCGGGCTCGCCCACTGGGGATTCTGGCCCTACCTCGCCTTGTCGCTGGCCGGTGCGCTGCTGGCCGCGGTGGCCTCCTGGCATCTGGTGGAGCGCCCGGCGATGAAGCTCAAGGACCTGGGGCGCCGGCCTGAGCGTCCGCGCGGCGCACCGGCCGGGGCGGAGCCCGAGAAGGTCCTCGCAGGCAGCGGCAGCCGCTGA
- the rfbC gene encoding dTDP-4-dehydrorhamnose 3,5-epimerase: MRQLSISGAWVHEPKVFPDSRGSFHEWFKGPDFAEAAGHGLQLAQANYSISSRGTLRGIHFADVPPSQAKYVKCVRGAVLDVIVDIRVGSPTYKQWEAVRLDDVDHHSVYLSEGLGHAFMALTDDATVVYLCSEGYAPGREHGINPLDPELGIEWPEGIAPLLSDKDAAAPTLAEAEEQGLLPTHEACQAYYAELRARD; this comes from the coding sequence GTGCGGCAGCTCTCCATCTCCGGAGCCTGGGTGCATGAGCCGAAGGTCTTCCCGGACAGCCGGGGCAGCTTCCACGAGTGGTTCAAGGGGCCGGACTTCGCCGAGGCGGCCGGGCACGGGCTCCAGCTGGCGCAGGCCAACTACTCGATCTCGAGCAGGGGCACGCTGCGCGGCATCCACTTCGCCGACGTACCGCCGAGCCAGGCCAAGTACGTCAAGTGCGTACGTGGCGCGGTCCTCGACGTCATCGTCGACATCCGGGTCGGCTCGCCGACCTACAAGCAGTGGGAAGCGGTCCGCCTCGACGACGTCGACCACCACTCCGTCTATCTGTCGGAAGGGCTCGGCCACGCGTTCATGGCGCTGACGGACGACGCGACCGTCGTCTATCTCTGCTCCGAGGGGTACGCTCCCGGGCGCGAGCACGGCATCAACCCGCTCGACCCCGAGCTGGGGATCGAGTGGCCGGAGGGGATCGCCCCGCTGCTGTCCGACAAGGACGCCGCGGCCCCCACGCTGGCCGAGGCCGAGGAGCAGGGACTGCTGCCGACGCACGAGGCGTGCCAGGCGTACTACGCGGAGCTGCGCGCCCGCGACTGA
- a CDS encoding class I SAM-dependent methyltransferase gives MDRHGFLRQLHRVYKPRNYLEIGVNDGRSLALSRVPSVAIDPAFKVVTDISCDVHLVRATSDDFFARKDPLLHLRNGRNPFRALARKDPMNVLGADPKLELAFIDGMHLFEYALRDFMNVEKHSRWSSVIVLDDMLPRDVDEAARDRHTKFWAGDVYKVAEVLRKYRPDLLVVEVDTQPTGVVAVFGANPDSTVLKDAYDKIIEEYVVPDPQTVPDEVLVRKNAVQPEALLGADFWPGLIRARSLRRPRSAFAQVRRSIRAVTG, from the coding sequence GTGGACCGCCACGGCTTCCTGCGCCAACTGCACCGCGTCTACAAGCCCCGCAATTACCTCGAGATCGGGGTCAACGACGGGCGCAGTCTGGCACTGTCCCGCGTTCCCTCCGTCGCCATCGACCCGGCTTTCAAGGTGGTGACGGACATCAGTTGTGACGTCCACCTGGTCAGAGCCACCAGCGACGACTTCTTCGCCCGCAAGGACCCGCTGCTCCATCTGCGCAACGGCCGCAATCCGTTCCGCGCGCTCGCCCGCAAGGACCCGATGAACGTCCTCGGGGCCGACCCGAAGCTGGAGCTGGCGTTCATCGACGGCATGCATCTCTTCGAGTACGCGCTGCGCGACTTCATGAACGTCGAGAAGCACTCCCGCTGGTCCAGCGTGATCGTGCTCGACGACATGCTGCCGCGCGATGTCGACGAGGCCGCGCGCGACCGGCACACCAAGTTCTGGGCGGGTGACGTCTACAAGGTGGCCGAGGTGCTGCGGAAGTACCGCCCCGACCTGCTGGTCGTCGAGGTGGACACGCAGCCCACCGGTGTGGTCGCCGTCTTCGGCGCCAACCCGGACAGCACCGTGCTGAAGGACGCGTACGACAAGATCATCGAAGAGTACGTCGTGCCGGACCCGCAGACGGTCCCCGACGAGGTACTGGTGCGCAAGAACGCGGTACAGCCCGAGGCGCTGCTCGGCGCAGACTTCTGGCCCGGCCTGATCCGGGCCCGCAGCCTCCGCCGCCCCCGCTCGGCCTTCGCGCAGGTGCGCAGGAGCATTCGGGCCGTCACGGGCTGA
- a CDS encoding glycosyltransferase family 2 protein has protein sequence MSVKVSVVIPVYNPGKYIDPCIDSLLRQTLPAEDFEVLFVNDGSTDDTPARLDKLATEHPHFRVIHIPNSGWPGKPRNIGVSEAEGEYVQFVDQDDYLASDALRRLFEMGHRNGSDIVIGKVASNFRGVPHGVFKKNREKCTLQDAPLYDSLTPHKMFRTEFLRENSIAYPEGKRRLEDQLYMMQAYFPAKVVSILGSYTCYYYSKRDDGQNAGSAKIVPSGYYGNLREVLDVVVDNTEPGKFRDLLLRRFYRVEMLGRLSEPQVLKYDDAYLAEMTEAVRPLAEDFMGEGVVAGLGPVLRLRSALLRDNNQQGLVRLGRFAASVKATARLEEFDWQPDGRIAVKVSGQLVHGEDQKPLTLLRRDGRLYVDPDITSGLMAEGELLDVTDDLRTFQAEISLRNRETAVEWACPATFSTETEDLGDDVCQVVLRGSGYLSSEGGPGRGPVSRGFWDVWVPLRGLGLVRKARLGADRADHVGDNCLPGLLASPARAVVPYFTDPHGNLTLDVARRAKKIATYLEGRPVLRIPGSPTELRLDIFTTAATATAKAELVLSSPAEVSQGAEADGEAAAATVVHTVPVALRPVQGRSHLTVPTRLPNAPAGSWKLSVRLDGAKGPALPLCGVSVDRTGRIRLDETLPTADASLVRKLTARRRNSRLRHTLGPIMRRLPPSARKKIRRLAARVVG, from the coding sequence GTGTCAGTCAAAGTGAGTGTCGTCATCCCGGTCTACAACCCGGGTAAGTACATCGATCCCTGCATTGATTCGCTGCTTCGCCAGACACTCCCCGCAGAGGACTTCGAAGTACTTTTCGTCAACGACGGATCGACTGACGACACTCCGGCCAGACTCGATAAACTGGCGACCGAGCACCCGCATTTCCGTGTCATCCACATCCCGAATTCGGGATGGCCCGGAAAGCCGCGGAACATCGGTGTCTCCGAAGCCGAGGGCGAGTATGTCCAGTTCGTCGATCAGGACGACTACCTCGCCTCCGACGCCCTGCGCCGTCTCTTCGAGATGGGACACCGCAATGGCTCTGACATCGTCATCGGCAAGGTGGCCAGCAACTTCCGCGGCGTCCCGCACGGCGTCTTCAAGAAGAACCGCGAGAAGTGCACCCTCCAGGATGCCCCGCTGTACGACAGCCTCACGCCGCACAAGATGTTCCGTACCGAATTCCTCCGCGAGAACAGCATCGCCTACCCCGAGGGCAAGCGGCGTCTCGAGGACCAGCTGTACATGATGCAGGCGTACTTTCCCGCCAAGGTCGTGTCGATTCTCGGTTCGTACACCTGCTACTACTACTCGAAGCGGGACGACGGACAGAACGCGGGATCCGCGAAGATCGTCCCCTCCGGCTACTACGGAAACCTCCGCGAGGTTCTCGACGTCGTCGTCGACAACACCGAGCCGGGTAAATTCCGGGATCTTCTGCTGCGCCGCTTCTACCGCGTGGAGATGCTCGGGCGCCTCAGCGAGCCGCAGGTGCTCAAGTACGACGACGCCTACCTCGCCGAGATGACCGAGGCCGTACGTCCCCTCGCCGAGGACTTCATGGGCGAGGGTGTGGTCGCCGGTCTCGGGCCGGTTCTCCGCCTCCGCTCGGCACTGCTGCGTGACAACAACCAGCAGGGCCTGGTCCGGCTCGGCCGCTTCGCCGCCTCCGTCAAGGCCACGGCGCGCCTCGAGGAGTTCGACTGGCAGCCGGACGGCCGGATCGCCGTCAAGGTCAGCGGCCAGCTGGTGCACGGCGAGGACCAGAAGCCGCTGACGCTGCTCCGCCGCGACGGCCGGCTCTATGTGGACCCCGACATCACCTCGGGGCTGATGGCCGAGGGCGAGCTCCTCGACGTCACCGACGACCTGCGTACGTTCCAGGCCGAGATCTCGCTGCGCAACCGTGAGACGGCGGTCGAGTGGGCCTGCCCTGCCACCTTCAGCACCGAGACCGAGGACCTGGGCGACGACGTCTGCCAGGTCGTTCTGCGCGGCAGCGGCTATCTCTCCTCGGAGGGCGGACCCGGCCGCGGCCCGGTCAGCCGCGGCTTCTGGGACGTCTGGGTACCGCTGCGCGGTCTGGGACTCGTACGCAAGGCCCGCCTCGGCGCCGACCGTGCGGACCACGTCGGCGACAACTGCCTGCCCGGACTGCTCGCCTCCCCCGCCCGCGCGGTCGTTCCGTACTTCACCGACCCGCACGGCAATCTCACCCTCGATGTCGCGCGCCGCGCCAAGAAGATCGCCACCTACCTCGAGGGCCGTCCGGTGCTGCGCATCCCCGGCAGCCCGACCGAGCTCCGGCTGGACATCTTCACCACGGCCGCCACCGCCACCGCCAAGGCGGAGCTGGTACTGAGCTCCCCCGCCGAGGTGTCGCAGGGAGCCGAGGCCGATGGCGAGGCGGCCGCCGCGACCGTCGTGCACACCGTTCCGGTCGCGCTGCGCCCCGTCCAGGGCCGCTCCCACCTGACCGTGCCCACCCGCCTGCCGAACGCCCCGGCCGGCAGCTGGAAGCTCTCGGTACGCCTGGACGGAGCCAAGGGCCCCGCGCTGCCGCTCTGCGGAGTGAGCGTCGACAGGACCGGACGGATCCGGCTCGACGAGACCCTCCCCACGGCCGATGCCTCCCTCGTGCGCAAGCTGACAGCGCGCCGCCGCAACTCGCGGCTGCGCCACACGCTCGGCCCGATCATGCGCCGGCTTCCCCCGTCGGCCCGCAAGAAGATCCGCCGCCTCGCGGCCCGCGTGGTCGGCTGA
- the rfbB gene encoding dTDP-glucose 4,6-dehydratase → MTTKILVTGGAGFIGSHYVRTVLGPQGPGDIAVTVLDKLTYAGNPANLDEVREHPGFAFVEGDICDPELVGKLMAEHDQVVHFAAESHVDRSIDGGAEFVRTNVVGTHTLIDAAHRAGIETFVHISTDEVYGSIDEGSWPETHPLEPNSPYSSAKASSDLIALSYHRTHGLDVRVTRCSNNYGHHHFPEKVIPLFISNLLDGKKVPLYGDGGNVRDWLHIDDHVQGIELVRTKGRAGEVYNIGGGTELSNKELTGLLLEACGADWDTSVEYVTDRKGHDRRYSVDCTKIREELGYVPRKDFATGLAETVQWYRDNRAWWEPLKERAAL, encoded by the coding sequence ATGACGACCAAGATCCTGGTGACCGGCGGCGCCGGCTTCATCGGCTCCCACTACGTCCGTACGGTGCTCGGGCCGCAGGGCCCCGGCGACATCGCCGTCACGGTGCTGGACAAGCTCACCTACGCCGGCAACCCGGCCAACCTCGACGAGGTCCGTGAGCACCCGGGCTTCGCCTTCGTCGAGGGCGACATCTGCGACCCCGAGCTGGTCGGCAAGCTGATGGCCGAGCACGACCAGGTGGTGCACTTCGCCGCCGAGTCGCACGTGGACCGCTCCATCGACGGCGGCGCCGAGTTCGTCCGTACGAATGTCGTCGGCACCCACACGCTGATCGACGCCGCCCACCGGGCCGGCATCGAGACCTTCGTGCACATCTCCACGGACGAGGTCTACGGCTCGATCGACGAGGGTTCCTGGCCCGAGACGCACCCGCTGGAGCCGAATTCGCCGTACTCCTCGGCCAAGGCCTCCAGCGACCTGATCGCGCTGTCCTACCACCGCACCCACGGCCTGGACGTGCGCGTGACCCGTTGCTCCAACAACTACGGGCACCACCACTTCCCCGAGAAGGTCATCCCGCTGTTCATCTCGAACCTGCTGGACGGCAAGAAGGTCCCGTTGTACGGCGACGGCGGCAATGTGCGCGACTGGCTGCACATCGACGACCACGTCCAGGGCATCGAGCTGGTCCGTACGAAGGGCCGCGCGGGCGAGGTCTACAACATCGGCGGCGGCACCGAGCTCTCCAACAAGGAGCTCACCGGGCTGCTGCTCGAGGCGTGCGGCGCGGACTGGGACACCAGCGTCGAGTACGTCACCGACCGCAAGGGCCACGACCGCCGCTACTCCGTGGACTGCACCAAGATCCGCGAGGAGCTCGGCTATGTGCCGCGCAAGGACTTCGCGACCGGCCTGGCCGAGACGGTGCAGTGGTACCGCGACAACCGCGCCTGGTGGGAGCCCCTGAAGGAGCGTGCGGCGCTGTGA
- the proB gene encoding glutamate 5-kinase, with protein MTVARQQVTQARRIVVKVGSSSLTTASGGLDADRVDALVDVLANIRSGGEKEIVLVSSGAIAAGLAPLGLARRPKDLARQQAAASVGQGLLVARYTASFARYGVRVGQVLLTADDTSRRAHYRNAYRTLDQLLAMGAVPVVNENDTVATDEIRFGDNDRLAALVAHLVRADLLVLLSDVDGLYDGDPAKPGTSRIEEVRGPEDIAHVQIGSAGKAGVGTGGMVTKVEAARIAAAAGVPVVLTSASRAADALAGRATGTYFRSTGRRSADRLLWLAHASTPQGALTLDDGAVRAVVEGKKSLLAAGIAAVEGEFSAGDPVELRDTTGRAVARGLVNFDAKEIPQLLGRSTRELAKELGAAYEREVVHRDDLVVLHP; from the coding sequence GTGACAGTGGCAAGACAGCAGGTAACGCAAGCCCGCAGGATCGTCGTCAAGGTCGGCTCGTCCTCCCTGACCACCGCCTCCGGCGGACTCGACGCCGACCGCGTGGACGCTCTCGTCGACGTACTCGCCAACATCCGCAGCGGCGGCGAGAAGGAGATAGTGCTGGTCTCCTCCGGCGCCATCGCCGCCGGCCTCGCGCCACTGGGCCTCGCCCGCCGCCCCAAGGACCTCGCCCGCCAGCAGGCCGCCGCCAGCGTCGGTCAGGGCCTGCTCGTCGCCCGCTACACCGCCTCCTTCGCGCGCTACGGCGTACGCGTCGGACAGGTGCTCCTCACCGCCGACGACACCAGCCGTCGCGCCCACTACCGCAACGCCTACCGGACCCTCGACCAACTGCTGGCCATGGGCGCCGTCCCGGTCGTCAACGAGAACGACACCGTGGCGACGGACGAGATCCGCTTCGGCGACAACGACCGGCTGGCCGCGCTCGTCGCCCATCTCGTACGGGCCGATCTGCTGGTCCTCCTCTCGGACGTCGACGGGCTCTACGACGGCGATCCGGCCAAGCCGGGCACCTCGCGGATCGAGGAAGTACGCGGCCCCGAGGACATCGCCCATGTGCAGATCGGCAGCGCGGGCAAGGCAGGCGTCGGCACCGGCGGCATGGTCACCAAGGTGGAGGCGGCCAGGATCGCGGCGGCCGCGGGCGTCCCCGTGGTCCTCACCTCCGCCAGCCGCGCCGCCGACGCCCTCGCGGGCCGCGCCACCGGCACGTACTTCCGCAGCACCGGACGCCGCTCCGCCGACCGGCTGCTCTGGCTCGCCCACGCCTCCACCCCACAGGGCGCGCTGACCCTCGACGACGGCGCGGTACGGGCCGTCGTGGAGGGCAAGAAGTCGCTCCTGGCGGCCGGGATCGCCGCGGTCGAGGGCGAGTTCAGCGCCGGGGACCCGGTCGAGCTGCGCGACACCACGGGCCGGGCCGTGGCCCGCGGGCTCGTCAACTTCGATGCCAAGGAGATCCCGCAACTGCTCGGCCGCTCCACCAGGGAGCTGGCCAAGGAGCTGGGGGCGGCCTACGAGCGGGAAGTCGTACACAGGGACGATCTGGTCGTCCTGCACCCCTGA
- a CDS encoding glucose-1-phosphate thymidylyltransferase, with protein MKALVLSGGAGTRLRPITHTSAKQLVPVANKPVLFYGLEAIADAGITEVGVIVGDTADEIREAVGDGSELGINVTYIPQDQPLGLAHAVLIAKDFLGDDDFVMYLGDNFIVGGISGLVDGFRTDRPDAQILLTKVPNPTSFGVAELDGNGRVVGLEEKPKKPKSDLALVGVYLFTPAIHEAVRSIEPSWRGELEITHAIQWLIDQKRDVRSTTIAGYWKDTGNVTDMLEVNRSVLETVEPACEGTVDETSEIIGRVRIEAGAKVSGSRIVGPVIIGANTVISDAYVGPFTSVSEGCRIEDSEIEYSIVLRGASITGVRRVEASLIGREVEVTPAPRNPSAHRLVLGDHSKVQISS; from the coding sequence GTGAAGGCACTCGTACTCTCCGGCGGAGCAGGCACGCGTCTGCGCCCCATCACGCACACCTCGGCCAAACAATTGGTCCCTGTGGCGAACAAGCCGGTGCTCTTCTACGGCCTGGAGGCCATCGCCGACGCCGGAATCACCGAGGTCGGCGTCATCGTGGGTGACACGGCCGACGAGATCAGGGAAGCGGTCGGCGACGGTTCCGAGCTCGGGATCAACGTCACCTACATTCCGCAGGACCAGCCGCTCGGGCTCGCCCACGCGGTCCTGATAGCAAAAGATTTCCTCGGCGACGACGACTTCGTCATGTACCTCGGTGACAACTTCATCGTCGGGGGCATCAGCGGCCTGGTCGACGGGTTCCGTACCGACCGCCCCGACGCGCAGATCCTGCTGACGAAGGTTCCGAACCCGACCTCCTTCGGTGTGGCGGAGCTCGACGGCAACGGCCGCGTCGTGGGTCTGGAGGAGAAGCCGAAGAAGCCGAAGAGCGACCTCGCGCTCGTCGGTGTCTACCTCTTCACCCCGGCCATCCACGAGGCCGTGCGCTCCATCGAGCCGTCCTGGCGCGGCGAGCTGGAGATCACCCACGCGATCCAGTGGCTGATCGACCAGAAGCGCGACGTCCGCTCCACGACGATCGCCGGATACTGGAAGGACACCGGCAACGTCACCGACATGCTGGAGGTCAACCGCTCGGTGCTGGAGACCGTGGAGCCCGCCTGCGAGGGTACGGTCGACGAGACCAGCGAGATCATCGGCCGGGTCCGGATCGAGGCGGGCGCGAAGGTCAGCGGCAGCCGTATCGTCGGTCCCGTGATCATCGGTGCCAACACGGTGATCAGCGACGCGTACGTCGGCCCGTTCACCTCGGTCTCCGAGGGATGCCGCATCGAGGACAGCGAGATCGAGTACTCCATCGTTCTGCGGGGCGCGTCCATCACCGGCGTACGCCGCGTGGAGGCGTCGCTCATCGGCCGTGAAGTCGAGGTGACCCCCGCGCCCCGTAACCCCTCCGCCCACCGACTCGTGCTCGGCGACCACAGCAAGGTGCAGATCTCTTCATGA